Part of the Rhizobium rosettiformans genome is shown below.
CAAGCATCACGAGACCGGCAACGGCACTTCGCATCGATCAGGATCGTTCGCAGGCAGGCCTTTACGCGCAAGACCAGATCGAATGGGGCAAGGCGGTCTTTTCGCTTGGCGGCCGGTATGACTGGGCCAGCACGGAAACGCGCAACCGGACCAGCAGCGCGGATACGACCGTCGACCAGAACGATGGCAAGTTCACCTGGCGAACCGGACTCGTCTACAATTTCGACAACGGCTTCTCTCCGTATGCGAGCTATTCGACCTCGTTCAATCCGGCGAGCGGCACCAGCAGGCTCGGCGTACCGTTCGACCCCACTACGGGCGAGCAGTTCGAGGTCGGCATGAGATACCAGCCTGAAGGCATGAACAGCTTCATCTCCGTGTCGGCCTACCAGTTGACGCAGCAGAATGTGCTGACGCCGGACCCGGTGAACACCAGCTACCGTGTGCAGACAGGCGAGGTGCGCATGCGCGGTCTCGAGCTTGAAGGCAAGGCCGAACTCAATGATGCTTTCTCGGTCATTGCCTCCTACGCCTATACCGACAGCGAAATCACCCGCGACAATCCGAATGCCTCCGCCGTCAGCAACCAGGGCAAACGCCTTGCATTCGTGCCGGAACACCAGGCGGCTCTTTGGCTGGATTATAGCGTCCAGTCCGATAGCGCCTGGGGCGGTCTGAGCTTCGGCGGCGGCGCGCGTTATGTCGGCCAGACCTACGGCGACAATGCCAATGTCTATGATGTGCCCGGCTACACCCTGTTCGATGCGGCCCTCCGATACGATTTCGGCAAGGCGGATCCCAAGATGGAGGGGCTCAAGGCCTCTCTCAACGTCAGCAACCTCTTCGACAAGAAGTATGTCTCCTCCTGCATCGGCACCACCGGTTGCTATTGGGGCGAAGGGCGCACGGTCTACGGAACGCTGAAATACAGCTGGTGACGGTCTCCGTGAAACGCAGTTCCAATCAAGCCTTGTCGCGGCGGAGCTTTTCCGCCGCGATCCTGGCCCTTGTGACCATACCGAAGTATGCCTTCGCAGATGCGACCAAGCCTCGGATTGCCGTGCTCGACTGGGCCTGGGCCGAAACCCTGCTAGCGCTTGGTTCTCGCCCCTATGCGATTGCGGAGGCCGAACTCTACAGGGAACGCGTGGTCACGCCTGAAATGCCAAGCGACGTGATCGACCTTGGCTTGCGCTCATGGCCCAACATGGAGCTGCTCAAATCCCTTCAACCGGATCTGATCCTCACCCAAGCTGGTTATGGCGTGCAGGCGGCATCGCTTGAGCCGATCGCGCCGACACTGGCCTTGCCGCTTTTCACAGCTGAGCGCCGCCCGCTGCAACTTGCTGAAGCCGGCCTCGATGCTATCGCCGCGCAATTGCAGCGCGAGCAGCAAGCCCTCCAATACAAGGCCTTGTTCGAGCAGACACTGTCAGAAATCCGAACCAGTCTGCATTCCTATGACGGAAGCCCTCTGCTGATCGTCAAATTCGCTGACGAGCGCATCCTCGACATATACGGCCCTGGCAGTCTGTTTCATGACGTACTGGGCAAACTCGGCCTTGAAAACGCCTGGACCGAGACTGGCAATCAATGGGGTTTCTCGACGTCGGGGCTGGATACGATTGCACGAAACCCGGAGGCAAGGCTCGTCATCATCGAGCCGGGCCCACCCGAGAAACTTGTTGGAAGCGATTTGTGGAGAGCAATTCCATCCGTAAAGGCAAACCGGGTTGTGACCATCCCGCCGACTTGGGTCTTCGGCGCGCTGCCGTCTGCGATGCGCTTTGCGACCATCCTCGGAAAGGCGCTGCAACCGGCATGAGGCACCGACCCTTCCTTCTGTTCATATTGCTGCTTTTGTCTGCACTGGCGCTGACCATTCTGGGCTACAGCAGCCATGTTCCCCTGTCCCGCATCATAGCGGCGATCCTCGATCCTGCGCCGGACAGCTTTGGCGAAACCTATCTGCACTACGCCCTTCTTCCCCGCATTTTTGTGGCGCTGTTTGCTGGAGCTGCCCTGTCCTTGGCAGGTGTGGTCTTCCAGCAGGTTCTGAAGAACCCGCTCGCCGAACCCAGCACGCTGGGACTTCTGTCCGGCGCTCAGCTTGCCATCACGCTCGCGGCACTCGCCGCACCGGGCATGGCGGTTTGGTCCATCGAGTTAGCCGCGATCACCGGAGCCCTAGCGACGCTGGGGCTTGTCATGCTGCTCGCGTTGAAAGGAGGTTTTTCCCCGGTCACCATGCTCCTCGCCGGCATGATCGTCAGTTTCTTTGCAGGCACTGCATCGGTCGTCCTTGCGCTCTTCAATCATGAATATCTGCGCTCTGTTTTCATCTGGGCCAGCGGCTCGCTCGTTCAGAACGACTTTTCCAATGCCGTGGCACTGGCCTGGCGTTTGGCCGTCTGCATCCCGATGCTTGTGCTTCTCGCCCGACCGCTGGCGATTGCCGGGCTCGACGATGCAAGCGGCCGCAGTCTCGGCGTACCCATCCGGACACTGAGGCTGGCCGCCTTGTTTCTCGCATCGGTTCTCGCCGCCTTCGTCGTGGCAAGGGTCGGCGTCATCGCCTTCATCGGGCTTGCGGCGCCGCACCTGGCGAGATTTGCAGGCGCCCGAACCTTCTCGGAGCGCTTGTTGTGGTCGCCGCTTCTGGGCGGAGCACTGCTGCTTCTTGCCGATGGTACTGTCCTAGTCATGGCGCGCTATATCGCCGAGGTGCCCACCGGCACGGCCACCGCATTTTTTGGTGCCTTCCTGCTGCTTGTGCTTTTGAAGAACATGCCCGTGGCGGCGCTTCAGGCCGAAGCCCGCACGCAAGCCTATATTCCGCGCCATCGGCCATACTTCGCCTTGCTCATTGCGATAGCTCTGATGGGCGTAATCGCCGTCTTTTCCCTGACCGAGCAGTTGTTCGTCGACAACCTTCCATCGGCGGAACTGTTTTCGGGTCGATGGCCGCGCGTTCTGGCAGCGGCCTCGGCCGGCGGCATGCTGGCGCTTGCCGGCACGATCATGCAGTCGGTCACGGCTAATCCGCTGGCAAGCCCCGAAGGTCTCGGAGTAAGCTCGGGGGCCGCTCTCGGCATTGTCGCGACCCTTCTGCTGGCCGGCACCTTCTCTCCGCTGATCATGTTGCTGGGCGGCATTGGCGGGGCGCTCGCGACATTTCTGGTGATGATGGCCATCACAGCCAAATCCGCCCACGCGCCGGGACCGGTCCTGCTCGCGGGCGCCGCCATCGGCACCTTTGCCGCCACGCTGATCACGCTCGTGCTCGCAAGCGGTGATCCGCGTGCGGTCTACGTGCTGGCCTGGTCGATGGGGCCGACCTACCGCGCAACCGCAATCACCGGCTTAGCGGGACTGGCCGTGTTTTTGGTGGCTCTCGCCATGCTTCCGCTTTTTCGGCGCTGGCTGCAAATCCTGCCGCTCGGAGACCAGGCGGCGCGCGAACTGGGGCTTGCCCCAGGACGGTCCCGGACCGCGCTCCTGTCGCTTGCTGCCGTCCTGACAGCCAGCGCGACCTTGATCGTCGGCCCCTTGAGCTTCGTCGGACTGATCGCGCCCCATACCGCGGCGATGATCACGCCTCCAAAACCGCTGAACCGAGCCTTGTGCGCGGCCTCCATCGGAGCAGCCTTGATGACGGCGGCTGACTGGCTCGGTCGCAGCATTCACTTCCCCTACGAGATCCCGGCGGGCGTCCTGGCAGCCTTTGTTGGTGGCCCTTACTTCCTCTGGCTTCTTTACCGGAGACACCCATGAGCGGGATCAGCAGTCCGCAGGATCTGCTCCAAGGATTGAGCGGTCCGCTGGCACCGATCAGGGACAGACTGTCCTGTGGTCCGGAAATTCGCAGGATCGTGCCGTCCGTAGACGTTCTGGAAGCCGACACCTTTGCGGTCATCATCCAAAGCTATGCCCGCCGCTTCGGCGTCGAACCCGACCGTCATCTGGTTTCCCTTTGGTCGCAGAAATATCTGGCGACGGTGATCATCCCCGTCATGGCGCTGTCGATGATCGGAGGAAGAGCCGTGAAAGCAGACATCGAGACCATAGCAATTGTCGTCGATGAAGACGGCGAACCTGTCGCAATGCGTCTCCCATCTTCTTTCACCGCCGAGGACGCAGGCCAGGCAGCCGCCCTGCTCGTCTCGACCCACCTGACCGCGCTCGTCGATGCCCTGGCACATTGGAGTGGATTGTCGAGGAAAGTCTTCTGGGGCAACGCAGCGCATTATCTCGAGTGGATTGTCCGGCAGCTTCCCGGGGGAAACCCTGGCTTTGCCCTGCCCGCCCCGATGACGGATGCCATCCGCTACGTCGAGGAGAACGGGCTGCGCGTGCGCCGCCGGAAAGTCTGCTGCCTGAGGGATCGGGTTCGGGGCATCGAGGATTGCGGCAGTCTCTGCCCAGATCGAGTAAAGAGGATCAAACCTTGAACAGACAGAGATCGACCTTCTCTCTTTCCAACGTCGCCTTCAACGTGGCCGAGCGGCCCATTCTTGCACCACTGACGCTCGAGATCCCGATGAATGGCCAGGTTCTCGGACTGATCGGACACAACGGCTCCGGCAAATCGACGCTTCTGAAGCTGCTGGCGCGTCAACAAGCGCCCAGCAGCGGTATCATCACTCTGGACGGTCGGCCCCTCGACACCTGGAGCGACCGGCCGTTGGCGCGCAAGGTCGCCTATCTGGCGCAGCATTTACCCTCGGCGGCGGGAATGACCGTCCGCGAACTTGTATCGCTTGGACGATATCCCTGGCACGGGGCCCTCGGTCGGTTCGGCGAGATGGACAGGCAAAAGACCGACGAGGCGATGGCATTGACCGGTGTCACGCCCCTCGCCGACCGCCTCGTCGACACCCTTTCCGGCGGCGAACGACAACGCGCCTGGCTCGCCATGCTGGTGGCTCAGGATACAGAATGCCTGTTGCTCGACGAACCAATCTCGGCCCTCGACATCGCTCATCAGATAGAGGTTCTTTCTCTGGTGCGGAAACTGTCTCATGAAAAAGGCCTCGGCATGATCATCGTCCTGCATGACGTGAACATGGCGGCGCGGTTCTGTGACGCCATAATCGCTCTTCATTCCGGCCAGTTGATCATGCAAGGGGCGCCAGAGTTGGTCATGACGCCGGAAACACTGCAGCGCATCTATGGTTTGCCGATGGACGTCATGCAGCATGAACCAACCGGAAAACCTCTAGCGATTGCCAGATAAAGCGGGCGCATTAAATCGCTGAAGCGGGTTGCGTACAAATGGTGGAGGAATGGATCACGCTCTTGATGAAAATCAAACCTCCGCACCATCTATTTGTCATGAATTGAGAGGCAAAGGATCGGTGCCTTCGCTTAGAATTGCGAGATATCGTCGATAGCTGAACACGCGGCCACGCTTACGGCCGGTAACCTCTTCAACGATGCCCAATCGCTCTAGATCGGCGAGTGCGGCGTTGACCGTTGGTGCCGACAGCCCCGTTACCTGAACAATCTGGTTCGCCGTGTGAAAAGGATTCTGCTGGAAAAGCTCGTGAATACGAAGGGCCGACCCCGCTCTATCGCTCTCCATCGTGATCCGCTCGCGATCTTCTTTGAAAAGGTCGATGATCTGGGTCGCAGCCTCAAACGCTTGATTGGCAGTATCGGCAACGCCGGCCAGGAAAAAGTCCAGCCAAGCTTCCCAATTTCCATGCTCACGGACCTCCTGCAATAACCGATAATATTCTCTCCGATGGGACTTTAGATAGAGGCTGAGGTAGAGCAGCGGCTTTCGCAAAACCGCGTTTATGCAAAGATACAGGGTTACAAGCAGACGGCCGATGCGACCATTGCCATCGAGAAACGGATGGATCGTTTCAAACTGCACATGCAGCAGGCCAGCTTTGATTAGCGCCGGTAGACGCGATTGGTCGTCATGCATGAAGCGCTCGAACGCATCCAGGCAACCGGCCATTTCAGTGACGGGCGGCGGTACAAAGAGTGCGTTACCGGGCCGCGTCCCACCTATCCAATTCTGCGAGCGGCGAAACTCTCCAGGATCCTTGGTGCCTCCTCGTCCACTCTGCAGGAGCCTGGCGTGCATCTCACGGATCAGACGCAACGACATGGGCAGCGTTTCCAGCCGCTCCAAACCATACATCATGGCGTTAACATAGTTGGATACTTCACGGATATCGTCCACCGGCTGCCCGGCTTGAGCTTCGGTCTCAAACCGCAAGAGATCAGAAAGCGTGGACTGTGTGCCTTCAATCTGCGAGGAAAGAACAGCTTCCTTTCTCACATACATATACAGAAACAGCTCCTGTCTCGGCAGCAGCATTGTGATACCATCCAGACGTCCCAGCGCGCGCTCAGCCAAGCTGAGGCGCTCTAACAACGAAAGCACATCAATGGCCGGTTCGGGCGGCAATGGTGGGGGCACGAACGCACGCACCGTTTCACTGGCGGCGACCGTCTCGACGAAACGACCCAGGCGGCTTTCGGATTGGGAATCAGACATACCCAAATATCAGCCGCGCCCGTTATTTAAGCAAGGCGCATTTCATTTAATTAATCGACAGACTTAGATAAGCTCGCTTAATTAACGCGCTGACAGTGAACCCGCCTGCGAACTAAATCACCGCTTCCGTCTCTCGCCTCCGCAAAGGAACGCCGCTGACGTGCCGCGTTGAGCGGCGGCTTCAGAAGCCGTGAATTAAGCTGGTGAATGTCCGGATTGAAGGCGCAAAGCGGATCCAGTCCTTCAAGAGGCTCACGCAAGAATCTGGGACGGCCCTGCAACATGCAGGGCCGCCCCTTATATCATGCACTAATGCCCAGCCTTGTCTTTTGCTGCTCCTCTCTTGTCACAAGTACAGAAGGAGAGGGCGCGAAACTACGCCACAATTGCGCACCTTCGCCTTGAGTGGAAATCGAACGAGAGATCAGGTCCTTGTCTCCAAATTCTCACTAATGCTGAGATGTGGAGCGCCAATCGTATTTCCAGCTAATGCCACAACGCCGAGATTGGCACAGCGGACAAACGCTCGCCGAATGGGATCACTTTGTCATGGTCATACAAGACCATACCTGAAACAAATTGTTCCCCCGTTGTTTCAGCCAGAATTCGGAGCCCAGAAAAATCAGAACTCGTAACGGATGCTGCAGCTTTGATCTCGATACCGACAATCCTTCCCCGCCTATCCTCTATAACAATATCGACTTCGTTCTGCTGCTTGTC
Proteins encoded:
- a CDS encoding ABC transporter substrate-binding protein gives rise to the protein MKRSSNQALSRRSFSAAILALVTIPKYAFADATKPRIAVLDWAWAETLLALGSRPYAIAEAELYRERVVTPEMPSDVIDLGLRSWPNMELLKSLQPDLILTQAGYGVQAASLEPIAPTLALPLFTAERRPLQLAEAGLDAIAAQLQREQQALQYKALFEQTLSEIRTSLHSYDGSPLLIVKFADERILDIYGPGSLFHDVLGKLGLENAWTETGNQWGFSTSGLDTIARNPEARLVIIEPGPPEKLVGSDLWRAIPSVKANRVVTIPPTWVFGALPSAMRFATILGKALQPA
- the fhuB gene encoding Fe(3+)-hydroxamate ABC transporter permease FhuB; its protein translation is MRHRPFLLFILLLLSALALTILGYSSHVPLSRIIAAILDPAPDSFGETYLHYALLPRIFVALFAGAALSLAGVVFQQVLKNPLAEPSTLGLLSGAQLAITLAALAAPGMAVWSIELAAITGALATLGLVMLLALKGGFSPVTMLLAGMIVSFFAGTASVVLALFNHEYLRSVFIWASGSLVQNDFSNAVALAWRLAVCIPMLVLLARPLAIAGLDDASGRSLGVPIRTLRLAALFLASVLAAFVVARVGVIAFIGLAAPHLARFAGARTFSERLLWSPLLGGALLLLADGTVLVMARYIAEVPTGTATAFFGAFLLLVLLKNMPVAALQAEARTQAYIPRHRPYFALLIAIALMGVIAVFSLTEQLFVDNLPSAELFSGRWPRVLAAASAGGMLALAGTIMQSVTANPLASPEGLGVSSGAALGIVATLLLAGTFSPLIMLLGGIGGALATFLVMMAITAKSAHAPGPVLLAGAAIGTFAATLITLVLASGDPRAVYVLAWSMGPTYRATAITGLAGLAVFLVALAMLPLFRRWLQILPLGDQAARELGLAPGRSRTALLSLAAVLTASATLIVGPLSFVGLIAPHTAAMITPPKPLNRALCAASIGAALMTAADWLGRSIHFPYEIPAGVLAAFVGGPYFLWLLYRRHP
- the fhuF gene encoding siderophore-iron reductase FhuF, with the protein product MSGISSPQDLLQGLSGPLAPIRDRLSCGPEIRRIVPSVDVLEADTFAVIIQSYARRFGVEPDRHLVSLWSQKYLATVIIPVMALSMIGGRAVKADIETIAIVVDEDGEPVAMRLPSSFTAEDAGQAAALLVSTHLTALVDALAHWSGLSRKVFWGNAAHYLEWIVRQLPGGNPGFALPAPMTDAIRYVEENGLRVRRRKVCCLRDRVRGIEDCGSLCPDRVKRIKP
- a CDS encoding ATP-binding cassette domain-containing protein; the encoded protein is MNRQRSTFSLSNVAFNVAERPILAPLTLEIPMNGQVLGLIGHNGSGKSTLLKLLARQQAPSSGIITLDGRPLDTWSDRPLARKVAYLAQHLPSAAGMTVRELVSLGRYPWHGALGRFGEMDRQKTDEAMALTGVTPLADRLVDTLSGGERQRAWLAMLVAQDTECLLLDEPISALDIAHQIEVLSLVRKLSHEKGLGMIIVLHDVNMAARFCDAIIALHSGQLIMQGAPELVMTPETLQRIYGLPMDVMQHEPTGKPLAIAR
- a CDS encoding Fic family protein, translated to MSDSQSESRLGRFVETVAASETVRAFVPPPLPPEPAIDVLSLLERLSLAERALGRLDGITMLLPRQELFLYMYVRKEAVLSSQIEGTQSTLSDLLRFETEAQAGQPVDDIREVSNYVNAMMYGLERLETLPMSLRLIREMHARLLQSGRGGTKDPGEFRRSQNWIGGTRPGNALFVPPPVTEMAGCLDAFERFMHDDQSRLPALIKAGLLHVQFETIHPFLDGNGRIGRLLVTLYLCINAVLRKPLLYLSLYLKSHRREYYRLLQEVREHGNWEAWLDFFLAGVADTANQAFEAATQIIDLFKEDRERITMESDRAGSALRIHELFQQNPFHTANQIVQVTGLSAPTVNAALADLERLGIVEEVTGRKRGRVFSYRRYLAILSEGTDPLPLNS